In Patescibacteria group bacterium, the genomic stretch AATTCCAGACCTTATCCTTCTCGACCTTGAAATGCCCGGCATGAAGGGGCTTGAAGTATTGAAAGAGCTACGTGCTTATGAAAAAACAAGGGATATTAGGGTTATTATACTCACTAACTCTTCTGATGTATCAAGTATAGAAGAGGCTATGGAAGGTTCCGTGTTTACTTATCTTACTAAATCGGACTGGGAACTTGAAGATATAATCAAGAAGGTAAAGGAGGCTCTCGATATGTTGGCCCCCAATTGATCGAGCAGGGAAGGAAATACTCATACAACTTAATGTAATGCAAAAACCCGCCTTAATTAGCAACTAATTAAGGCAGGTTTAGGTTG encodes the following:
- a CDS encoding response regulator, which gives rise to MSNNSHIKRKILIIEDDKSLCTLLTAALKDEDFDILIAEDGKVGLKTAREQIPDLILLDLEMPGMKGLEVLKELRAYEKTRDIRVIILTNSSDVSSIEEAMEGSVFTYLTKSDWELEDIIKKVKEALDMLAPN